The following is a genomic window from Sulfitobacter pontiacus.
ATCGAGATGCTGGAAGGCGCGATGGACGCGCTGGTCATGGGCAACCCTTGGGACATCTCGACCGACGTGGGCCCCGTGATCGACGAGACCGCGCAAAAAGGCATCGCCGAGCATATCGAGACCGCCCGCGCCGAGGGCCGGATCATCGCCGAGCTGACCGCCCCCACCGTCGGCACTTTCATCGCGCCGACAATGATCCGCGTGAACGGGATCGCGGATCTGGAGCGCGAGATTTTCGGCCCCGTCCTGCACATCGCCACGTTCAAGGCGACCGAACTCGACAAGGTCATCGACGCGATCAATGCCACAGGCTACGGGCTGACCTTCGGGCTGCACACCCGCATCGATGACCGGGTGCAGCATGTCTCGGAACGGATCGAGGCGGGCAACATATACGTCAACCGCAACCAGATCGGCGCGATCGTCGGCAGCCAGCCCTTCGGCGGCGAAGGCCTGTCGGGTACAGGTCCGAAAGCGGGCGGTCCGAACTACCTTCCCCGTTTCAGCGCGCCTGACCTCAAGGTGGTGGAGGACACATGGGACAGCACGCAGAAAGACCTGCCCAAGCTGCCCGGCCACAGTGGGGCCTTTCTTGAAACCATCACGCTGCCGGGGCCTACGGGCGAATCCAACCGGCTCAGCACCCTGCCGCGTCCGGCGCTCTTGTGCATGGGGCCGGGCAAGGACACCGCAGCCGAGCAAGCCCGCGCGGTCACGGCCCTTGGCGGGAATGCGGTAGAACTGTCGGGCAGCATCGACGCGACCGCGCTGACCGATGGGCCAGCCTATGGTGGTGTGCTCTGGTGGGGTGACGAGGCGACCGCGCGCAAACTGGAACAAGCCCTGTCTGAACGCGACGGGTCGATCATCCCGCTGCTGCGCGGGCTTCCAGATACCGCCCGCGTCCGCGCCGAACGCCATGTCTGCGTCGACACCACCGCCTCTGGCGGGAACGCGCAGCTGCTGGGGGCTGCCGGCTGATCTGCCACATGGGCGGGCGTTCCGACGCCCGCCCTTGACCACACCCGCGCAATGGCTAAGGGTCAGCCCATGTTCCCCATTCGCGATCACAACCCGTCCGGCCGCACGCCCTATGTCACCTATCTGCTGATGGCGGTGAATATCGGCGTTTTCCTCAGCTATGTCGGGCTGTTCAGCGACGACCGCGCGCTCAATATCTTCTTCTTCGACTGGGCGCTCATCCCCGGCCGCGTTACCACGGGGGATGGCTATACCGGCATCCTCACCTCGATGTTCCTGCATGGCGGCTGGATGCATCTCGCGGGTAACATGCTGTTTCTCTACATCTTTGGCGACAATATAGAGGACGAGATGGGCCACGGTGCCTATCTGCTATTCTATCTCGCCTGCGGGCTGCTGTCGGCGCTGGCCCATGTGATCTCTGCCCCCTATTCGCCGGTCCCGACAGTCGGGGCATCGGGCGCGATTGCGGGGGTGATGGGCGGCTATCTGTTGCTTTACCCCAAAGCCAAGGTCGACATCCTGATCATCTTTATCGTGTTCTTCCGCATCTTCCCGATCCCCGCATGGATCATGCTGGGCTTGTGGCTGGGGATGCAGTTTATCGGTGGCGTCGGGGCGGACCCGACCGTGGGCGGTGTCGCCTACTGGGCGCACGCGGGCGGATTTATCGTGGGGATGGTGCTGACCATTCCGCTGTGGCTGCGCTTGGGCGGGCCGCGCTTCTGGTCGGCCACGGACGGCCACCCGCCGCACCCGCAAGCGACCTACCCCACCTCCGCCAGCCGTATCCCGAAAGTGAAACGAAAATGACCGCCAGCACCCATAGCGCGACCTGTCACTGCGGCAGCGTCACCCTGACCGCCACCCTACCAGAGGGACTCTCCTCTGCCACACGCTGCACCTGTTCCTTTTGCCGCCGCCGCGCGGCACCGGCGGTGACGGCGCTCACCAGCACGCTCAAGGTGACCAAAGGGGCCGAGCATCTGACGCTCTACACCTGGGGCACCCATACGGCGAAACATTACTTCTGCAAGATCTGTGGCATCTACATGTACCACCAGCGTCGATCCGACCCCGCGCAATGCGGCGTCAATCTGGGGTGTCTCGACGGGGCCGCGCCCTGGACGCAGGAACCGATCCCCTACACCGACGGTATCAACCACCCGTCAGACAAATAGCCGACGGGCGCTTCCAAATGGTTTAAATCCTCGCCGAAGGCATCCCGCCCTCGGCCACAGGATCACCCGCGTGCAATTTTTGAAAATCCGCTGAACAATGCCTCATTCGCGCAGACGATCTCGCCATCGTCCAGGATGTTGCCCTCGGGGTTCAGCGGCTCGACCATGCCGCCTGCTTCGCGCACGATCAACATGCCCGCTGCCAGATCCCATTTGTTCAACCGGCGCTCCCAGTAGCCATCATAGCGACCAGCGGCCACATAGGCCAGATCCAGCGCGGCAGAGCCCCAGCGACGCACACCGGCGCAGACCGGCAAGATGCGGCCCAGATCACGCAGGGTGTCCGGCAAATCTCCGCGACCGCCAAAGGGCAGACCGGTGGCAAAAACCGATTCAATCATCCGCGAACGGCCCGAGACACGCAAACGGCCTTCGTTCATCCAGGCACCGGTGCCTTTTTCGGCAAAGAACATCTCGTCCTTGGCGGGATCAAAGACGACGCCCGCGACGATCTGGCCTTTATGCTCCAGCGCGATGGAGACCGCCCAATGGGGCAGACCGTGCAAAAAGTTCGTTGTCCCGTCCAGCGGATCGACGATCCAGCGGCGTGTGGGGTCTTGGCCCTCTTCCTCACCACCCTCTTCGGCCAGCCAGCCATAGGTCGGGCGTGCGCCCATCAGTTCGGCCTTGAGCGTCTTTTCCGCCTGAATATCGGCGCGGCTGACAAAGTCGCCGGCCCCCTTCATGGACACCTGAAGGTTCTCGACCTCACGGAAATCCTTGACCAACCCGCGCCCCGCTCGGCGGGCCGCCTTGATCATGATGTTTAGATTTGCACTGCCAACCATATTTCCGTGTCCTTTGATGGATCAGGCCGTGCGTATAAGCCCCCATGCCGGATTTGCCAAGGGGGCAGCGGCATCTGACGCAACGTGGCGCGCGCGGTTGCCTTGCTTGCCTTCGATTTCCATATAACGTGCCAGAAACATTGCTAAGGAGGAAAGCAAAATGTCC
Proteins encoded in this region:
- a CDS encoding rhomboid family intramembrane serine protease; this encodes MFPIRDHNPSGRTPYVTYLLMAVNIGVFLSYVGLFSDDRALNIFFFDWALIPGRVTTGDGYTGILTSMFLHGGWMHLAGNMLFLYIFGDNIEDEMGHGAYLLFYLACGLLSALAHVISAPYSPVPTVGASGAIAGVMGGYLLLYPKAKVDILIIFIVFFRIFPIPAWIMLGLWLGMQFIGGVGADPTVGGVAYWAHAGGFIVGMVLTIPLWLRLGGPRFWSATDGHPPHPQATYPTSASRIPKVKRK
- a CDS encoding inositol monophosphatase family protein, whose translation is MVGSANLNIMIKAARRAGRGLVKDFREVENLQVSMKGAGDFVSRADIQAEKTLKAELMGARPTYGWLAEEGGEEEGQDPTRRWIVDPLDGTTNFLHGLPHWAVSIALEHKGQIVAGVVFDPAKDEMFFAEKGTGAWMNEGRLRVSGRSRMIESVFATGLPFGGRGDLPDTLRDLGRILPVCAGVRRWGSAALDLAYVAAGRYDGYWERRLNKWDLAAGMLIVREAGGMVEPLNPEGNILDDGEIVCANEALFSGFSKIARG
- a CDS encoding GFA family protein — its product is MTASTHSATCHCGSVTLTATLPEGLSSATRCTCSFCRRRAAPAVTALTSTLKVTKGAEHLTLYTWGTHTAKHYFCKICGIYMYHQRRSDPAQCGVNLGCLDGAAPWTQEPIPYTDGINHPSDK